The following coding sequences lie in one Synechococcus sp. PCC 7336 genomic window:
- a CDS encoding endonuclease/exonuclease/phosphatase family protein, giving the protein MSTVFINEIHYDNSGADVGEAIEIAGLAGIDLAGWSLVLYNGNGGAPYDTIALGGIIPDQDSGFGTLAFSNSGIQNGSPDGIALVDNSGTVVEFLSYEGSFTAVGGPADGLTSTDIGVAETSSTPVGFSVQRTGTGTAAADFVFVAPADDNFGTVNSGQSFGSTAIANVFINEIHYDNTGADVGEAIEVAGTAGTDLSGFSLVLYNGNDGAPYDTIALSGVIPDQQGGFGTLAFSNSGIQNGSPDGIALVDNNNNVLQFLSYEGSFTAVGGPADGLASTDIGVAESGTTPAGFSVQLTGIGLSADDFLFSPPSADSFGSINEGQTFAEPPPSAELGIFDIQGADHISPFVSQSVLTSGIVTGIDSSGSVRGFYLQDALGDGNIATADGIFVFTGGTTPTVAVGDEVEVEAIVTEFSGSGSDLSVTQLVSPTLTVLSSGNLLPDAVVLGVDRTAPTEIIDNDGLTSFDPLEDGIDFYESLEGVRVAIQGGTALTATNVFGEIILLPDNVGATGINSRGGLTISAGDFNPERLQIDDSLLAGSSPLVDPGDLLGPVEGILSYSFGSFELLATETPTATPVTLTPETTTLVGGADQLTIASYNVENLDPGDGTRFDAIAAQIVNNLNSPDIIGLQEVQDNDGPGNASGSSVTSADQTLQELVDAIARISGVTYEFIDNPFIGDDTNGGEPGGNIRTAFLYNPNRVSLVPGSVQTAVDPLDQQTNPDNPFFGSRLPLAATFSFNGNDVTLVSNHFTSRGGSDPLFGQVQPPSIGGEARREAQAQALNDFVDGILAADPNANVAVLGDFNGFPFESFQTSTLSGGVLDSLLSTLPAEEQYTFVFEGNSQALDNILATGGLSAIAEVDIVHVNAEFPNTQPSDHDPIVAQFSFANHVNELVGINSHDVLEGTAENDLISGLGGRDTIVGGAGDDIIVGGRGRDLLSGGAGSDVFVYEAFSARRDRITDFEVTQDAIDFSQIFASEPYGDSSNPFEDYVRLVQRGTGTAVQIDRRGDIGDRDVFRTVAFLADVSVLELSSANVIV; this is encoded by the coding sequence CTGTTTTTATCAACGAAATTCATTACGACAATAGCGGCGCTGATGTGGGAGAGGCGATCGAGATCGCCGGCTTAGCCGGAATCGATCTCGCCGGTTGGAGCCTCGTGCTCTACAACGGCAATGGGGGTGCTCCCTACGACACCATCGCCCTCGGCGGCATCATCCCAGACCAAGACAGCGGGTTTGGCACCCTCGCATTTAGCAATAGTGGCATTCAGAATGGCTCGCCCGACGGCATTGCACTGGTGGATAACAGTGGCACTGTCGTAGAGTTTCTCAGCTACGAAGGGAGCTTCACCGCTGTGGGCGGTCCTGCCGATGGCTTGACTAGCACCGATATTGGCGTGGCCGAAACGAGCAGTACGCCAGTAGGCTTCTCAGTCCAGCGCACCGGTACGGGCACTGCTGCTGCTGATTTTGTCTTTGTGGCTCCTGCAGACGATAACTTCGGCACTGTCAACAGCGGCCAATCCTTTGGCAGCACGGCGATCGCCAATGTGTTTATTAACGAAATTCACTACGACAACACTGGGGCTGATGTCGGCGAAGCGATTGAAGTGGCAGGCACTGCCGGGACCGACCTCTCCGGTTTCAGCCTCGTGCTCTACAACGGCAATGACGGCGCTCCCTACGACACTATTGCCCTCAGCGGCGTCATCCCAGACCAGCAAGGCGGCTTCGGCACCCTCGCGTTTAGCAATAGCGGCATTCAGAATGGCTCGCCCGACGGCATTGCACTGGTGGACAACAACAATAACGTGCTGCAGTTTCTCAGCTACGAAGGCAGTTTCACTGCCGTGGGCGGTCCCGCCGACGGCCTCGCCAGCACCGATATCGGCGTCGCCGAATCGGGCACCACCCCAGCTGGCTTCTCGGTGCAACTGACCGGCATTGGCTTGAGTGCCGATGACTTCTTATTTTCGCCCCCCAGCGCCGATAGCTTTGGCAGCATCAATGAGGGCCAGACCTTTGCGGAACCGCCACCGTCGGCCGAACTCGGGATCTTCGACATTCAGGGGGCGGACCACATTTCCCCCTTTGTCAGCCAGTCGGTTCTCACCAGCGGCATTGTGACGGGGATTGACAGTTCCGGCTCGGTGCGGGGCTTTTATTTGCAGGATGCTTTGGGGGACGGCAACATCGCTACCGCCGACGGCATTTTTGTCTTCACTGGGGGCACCACGCCGACGGTGGCTGTGGGGGATGAAGTGGAAGTGGAAGCGATCGTGACCGAGTTCAGCGGTTCCGGCAGCGATTTGAGTGTGACCCAGTTGGTCAGCCCGACTTTGACGGTGCTGTCGTCGGGGAATTTGTTGCCCGATGCGGTGGTGCTGGGGGTCGATCGCACAGCCCCAACCGAGATTATCGATAACGACGGTCTCACCAGCTTCGATCCCCTCGAAGATGGCATCGACTTCTACGAAAGCTTGGAGGGGGTGCGCGTTGCCATTCAGGGGGGGACGGCGCTGACGGCCACCAATGTCTTCGGCGAAATTATCCTGCTGCCCGACAATGTCGGAGCCACCGGCATTAACTCTCGCGGCGGCCTGACCATTTCTGCAGGCGACTTCAATCCCGAGCGTCTCCAGATTGACGATTCATTGCTGGCAGGCTCCTCGCCGCTGGTGGACCCCGGTGACTTACTCGGTCCGGTGGAGGGCATTCTCAGCTACAGCTTCGGCAGTTTCGAGTTGCTGGCGACCGAAACCCCCACGGCGACTCCGGTGACGCTGACTCCGGAAACCACGACTCTGGTGGGCGGCGCGGACCAACTCACCATCGCCAGCTACAACGTCGAAAACCTCGATCCCGGCGACGGCACTCGCTTCGACGCGATCGCCGCTCAGATTGTCAACAATCTCAACTCCCCCGATATTATCGGTCTGCAGGAGGTTCAGGATAACGACGGTCCGGGCAACGCCAGTGGCAGTTCAGTCACCTCTGCCGACCAAACCCTGCAGGAGTTGGTGGATGCGATCGCCCGCATCAGCGGCGTCACCTACGAATTCATCGACAATCCCTTCATTGGCGACGACACCAACGGCGGCGAACCCGGCGGCAACATCCGCACCGCCTTTTTGTACAACCCCAATCGAGTCAGCCTGGTGCCGGGGTCTGTCCAAACTGCCGTCGATCCGCTCGACCAGCAAACCAATCCCGACAATCCCTTTTTCGGCAGCCGCTTACCGCTGGCGGCCACCTTTAGCTTCAATGGCAACGATGTCACGCTGGTCTCCAACCACTTCACCTCTCGCGGCGGCAGCGATCCGCTATTCGGTCAGGTGCAGCCCCCCAGCATCGGCGGCGAAGCGCGGCGGGAAGCTCAGGCTCAGGCGTTGAATGATTTTGTCGACGGGATTTTGGCGGCAGATCCCAATGCCAATGTGGCGGTATTGGGGGATTTCAATGGCTTCCCCTTCGAGAGCTTTCAGACCAGTACTCTCTCGGGTGGCGTACTCGATAGCCTCCTCTCCACATTGCCGGCGGAGGAGCAGTACACGTTTGTGTTTGAGGGGAATTCTCAAGCCCTGGATAACATCCTCGCCACGGGTGGCTTGTCGGCGATCGCCGAGGTGGACATCGTTCACGTCAATGCTGAATTCCCCAACACGCAACCGAGCGATCACGATCCGATTGTGGCTCAGTTTAGCTTTGCCAATCACGTCAACGAGCTAGTGGGTATCAATAGCCACGATGTGCTGGAGGGGACTGCCGAGAACGATCTCATTTCCGGTCTGGGAGGCCGGGATACGATTGTCGGCGGTGCTGGCGATGACATCATTGTTGGCGGTCGCGGACGCGATCTCCTCAGCGGTGGTGCTGGCAGTGACGTATTTGTTTACGAGGCATTCTCGGCTCGGCGCGATCGCATTACTGACTTCGAAGTAACTCAGGATGCGATCGACTTCAGTCAGATCTTCGCGTCAGAACCCTATGGCGATAGCTCGAATCCTTTCGAAGACTACGTCCGGCTGGTTCAGCGGGGTACCGGCACTGCAGTGCAGATCGATCGCCGGGGGGATATTGGCGATCGAGATGTGTTTAGAACGGTGGCCTTTTTGGCAGATGTCTCGGTATTGGAGCTCTCCTCAGCCAATGTCATTGTCTGA
- the ispD gene encoding 2-C-methyl-D-erythritol 4-phosphate cytidylyltransferase — protein sequence MHLLIPAAGSGRRMGADCNKLLLPLFDRAILAWTLRAANAAKTIEWIGVLGQPKDFAQFEQICQSEQLDTPVELIEGGKTRQESVFRGLERLLELGGVDRVSIHDGARCLATPGLFDRCSAALEVAAGAIAATPVKDTIKQVVPSQTSSQLLAGYTIASTPDRSQLWAAQTPQAFALAPLAKAHAQARALGWAVTDDASLFEKVGLAVQLVMGEETNLKLTTPWDLAIAEQILQQRWQDSTDAGSPL from the coding sequence ATGCACTTGCTCATCCCTGCCGCCGGTAGCGGTCGCCGCATGGGAGCAGACTGTAATAAACTGCTCCTTCCCCTGTTCGATCGCGCCATTCTGGCTTGGACCTTAAGAGCCGCAAACGCGGCCAAAACGATCGAATGGATCGGTGTTTTGGGCCAGCCCAAAGACTTTGCCCAATTCGAACAGATCTGCCAATCGGAGCAGCTAGACACTCCAGTCGAGTTGATTGAGGGGGGTAAAACTCGCCAAGAATCTGTGTTTCGCGGCTTGGAACGATTGCTGGAATTAGGGGGGGTCGATCGCGTCTCCATTCACGATGGGGCGCGCTGTCTGGCCACACCCGGGCTGTTCGATCGCTGTTCGGCTGCGTTAGAGGTGGCCGCAGGGGCGATCGCCGCTACTCCCGTCAAAGACACCATCAAACAAGTGGTGCCGTCCCAGACATCCTCCCAATTGCTGGCGGGATATACGATCGCCTCTACGCCCGATCGCAGTCAACTGTGGGCGGCCCAGACGCCACAGGCATTTGCTCTAGCACCGCTGGCAAAAGCGCACGCGCAGGCCCGCGCTCTGGGATGGGCCGTCACGGACGATGCCTCTTTGTTTGAAAAAGTGGGTCTTGCGGTCCAGTTAGTGATGGGGGAAGAGACTAACCTCAAGCTGACCACCCCCTGGGATTTGGCGATCGCAGAACAGATTTTACAGCAGCGATGGCAGGACTCGACCGATGCGGGCTCGCCCCTCTGA
- the tpiA gene encoding triose-phosphate isomerase produces the protein MRQIVLAGNWKMHKTQAETREFFAGFLPQLASLDPARQVILCVPFTDLAAALEATANTAAVSIGAQNVHWEEQGAFTGEISAAMLKELGIAYAIVGHSERREYFGDTDQTVNQRLRAAQSSGLTPILCVGESKATRDAGETEAWIFRQLQQDLVGVDQSNLIVAYEPIWAIGTGATCEAAEANRIIGLIRGKLNHPDVPIQYGGSVKPGNIDEIMAQPEIDGVLVGGASLTPDGFARIVNYQIPVEA, from the coding sequence TTGCGCCAGATTGTGCTTGCCGGAAATTGGAAAATGCACAAAACTCAAGCCGAAACGCGAGAGTTTTTTGCCGGATTTTTGCCTCAACTGGCGAGTCTAGACCCAGCTAGACAGGTGATTTTGTGCGTCCCCTTCACCGATCTGGCGGCGGCCCTCGAGGCCACCGCCAATACAGCCGCAGTCAGCATCGGGGCTCAGAATGTCCACTGGGAGGAGCAAGGGGCATTTACTGGCGAAATCTCGGCGGCGATGTTGAAAGAGTTGGGCATTGCCTACGCGATCGTCGGCCACAGCGAGCGCCGCGAGTATTTCGGCGACACCGACCAAACTGTCAATCAGCGATTGCGGGCCGCACAAAGCAGCGGTCTCACCCCTATCCTATGTGTGGGTGAAAGCAAAGCGACCCGCGATGCAGGCGAAACCGAAGCCTGGATTTTCCGCCAACTCCAGCAAGACTTAGTAGGTGTAGACCAATCCAACCTGATCGTTGCCTACGAACCCATCTGGGCGATCGGCACTGGAGCAACCTGCGAGGCTGCCGAAGCCAACCGCATCATCGGTCTGATTCGGGGCAAGTTGAACCATCCCGACGTGCCTATCCAATATGGCGGTTCGGTTAAACCCGGCAATATTGATGAAATTATGGCTCAACCGGAAATTGATGGTGTTTTAGTGGGGGGAGCGAGCCTGACGCCAGACGGGTTTGCCCGCATCGTTAACTATCAAATTCCCGTTGAGGCTTGA
- the infC gene encoding translation initiation factor IF-3 codes for MARHPSPRRPRRDLPNINERIRFPKIRVIDGDGTQLGIMSPDEALQIAQDKEFDLVLVSDKADPPVCRIMDYGKFKFEQEKKAREAKKKQHTSDVKEVKMRYKIEEHDYNVRLRNAQKFLKHGDKVKATVIFKGREIQHTDLAHQLLRRLADDLEELGEVQQRPKKEGRNMIMILAPRK; via the coding sequence TTGGCCAGACATCCGAGCCCCCGTCGTCCCAGACGAGACCTTCCCAATATTAACGAGCGCATCCGCTTTCCAAAAATTCGAGTCATTGACGGTGACGGTACCCAGCTAGGTATCATGAGCCCCGATGAGGCTCTGCAAATTGCGCAGGATAAGGAATTCGATCTGGTGCTGGTCAGCGACAAAGCCGATCCGCCCGTCTGCAGGATTATGGACTATGGCAAGTTCAAGTTCGAGCAGGAAAAGAAGGCCCGCGAAGCGAAGAAGAAGCAACACACCTCGGATGTTAAAGAGGTGAAGATGCGATACAAGATTGAAGAGCACGATTACAATGTTCGCCTGCGCAATGCTCAGAAGTTTCTCAAGCATGGCGATAAAGTCAAGGCAACAGTGATTTTCAAAGGTCGCGAGATTCAACACACCGATTTGGCCCATCAATTATTAAGGCGGTTGGCTGACGATCTCGAAGAGCTGGGCGAAGTGCAGCAGCGGCCGAAAAAAGAAGGCCGCAACATGATTATGATTTTGGCCCCTCGGAAATAA
- a CDS encoding MFS transporter, which yields MTRINYQKWRNLLLLSVAELLAMALWFSASAVVPQLTQAWQLSGGQQSWMTMSVQIGFVIGALISAVFNLADRFPIPYFFALNALAGAAFNACIALFVYHPEPALLMRFCTGVTLAGIYPPGMKLVATWCKADRGLGVGLLVGAITVGSALPHLLNAIPSLFAAGSIPPWRPVLLAASGAATIAAAIAAIGVKTGPFLTAAPKLNWRYAGAVFAERGTRLANFGYLGHMWELYAMWAWTPLLLLTSYQQAGWSEAGARLAGFGIVAIGGVGSVVAGVLADRWGRTSVTLASLAASGSCALLVGFCFHAPLLLTLVCLLWGFAVVADSAQFSTAITELGDPRYVGTALTVQTSLGFLLTLFTIRMIPPLVEAWGWEWAFWILALGPVFGIWNMWRLRQLPEAIAMASGNR from the coding sequence GTGACGCGCATAAACTATCAGAAGTGGCGGAACCTGTTGCTCTTGTCTGTCGCAGAATTGCTGGCGATGGCCTTGTGGTTTTCCGCTTCGGCCGTTGTGCCGCAACTCACCCAAGCATGGCAGTTGTCTGGCGGTCAGCAGTCGTGGATGACCATGAGCGTCCAAATTGGATTTGTGATTGGGGCACTGATTAGTGCCGTTTTCAACCTGGCCGATCGCTTTCCCATTCCCTACTTCTTCGCACTCAACGCCCTTGCCGGAGCCGCATTCAACGCCTGCATTGCACTGTTTGTCTACCATCCCGAGCCTGCCCTCCTCATGCGCTTCTGCACCGGAGTCACCTTGGCAGGTATCTATCCCCCCGGCATGAAACTGGTTGCCACTTGGTGCAAAGCCGACCGAGGCTTGGGGGTGGGGTTATTGGTGGGTGCTATCACAGTCGGTTCGGCATTACCCCATTTACTCAATGCGATTCCCTCTCTATTTGCTGCGGGAAGTATCCCTCCCTGGCGACCGGTGCTGCTGGCGGCTTCCGGTGCCGCCACGATCGCTGCAGCGATCGCCGCAATCGGGGTTAAAACCGGCCCCTTTCTGACCGCAGCACCCAAACTCAACTGGCGATATGCGGGAGCTGTGTTTGCCGAGCGAGGCACCCGGCTAGCTAATTTCGGCTATTTGGGCCATATGTGGGAGCTGTATGCCATGTGGGCTTGGACGCCGCTGTTGTTACTGACCAGCTATCAACAGGCGGGCTGGAGCGAAGCTGGAGCGCGTTTAGCTGGGTTTGGGATTGTGGCGATCGGTGGGGTCGGCAGTGTCGTTGCCGGGGTTTTGGCCGATCGCTGGGGACGCACCAGCGTAACTTTAGCGAGTTTGGCAGCCTCTGGCAGTTGTGCGCTATTGGTGGGGTTTTGCTTTCATGCACCCTTACTGCTGACACTGGTGTGCCTCTTGTGGGGATTTGCCGTGGTGGCAGATAGCGCCCAGTTCAGTACGGCCATTACGGAACTCGGCGATCCTCGTTATGTGGGGACGGCACTGACCGTGCAAACCAGTTTGGGGTTTCTGCTGACTCTGTTTACGATTCGGATGATTCCGCCGTTGGTGGAGGCTTGGGGTTGGGAATGGGCGTTTTGGATCTTGGCACTCGGGCCGGTATTTGGGATTTGGAACATGTGGCGGCTGCGGCAGTTGCCCGAGGCGATCGCGATGGCATCTGGCAATCGCTAG
- the radA gene encoding DNA repair protein RadA: MAKTKTEWICSECGDRFPRSLGRCTSCGTWGSLVEQVLASPAAKSPQAQLSSRTRKKRLQATGQPLAAITLPQIEQSQLARIPSGYGEFDRVLGGGIVPGSLVLIGGDPGVGKSTLLLQSASYLSQNGRVLYVCAEESGQQIKLRASRLNIDGSKLYILPETDLDAILLELETLQPQVAIVDSIQAIFWAELSSAPGSVSQVRECTSALMRIAKQRNIALAIVGHVTKDGAIAGPKVLEHLVDTVLYFEGDRFQTHRLLRSVKNRFGATQEVGVFDMASGGLQEVTNPSELFISGRDEIAPGTATIVACEGTRPLVVEVQALVSPTSYSSPRRTTTGIETSRFLQILAVLEKRVGIPLSKLDAYIASAGGINVAEPAADLGVAVAIAASFRDRIVDPYTVLMGEVGLGGQVRPISQLEQRLKEASKLGFRHAIIPKGQVLQTHGLRVTQVSRVLEALVAALPGVDEGDD, translated from the coding sequence ATGGCTAAAACGAAAACAGAATGGATCTGCAGTGAGTGTGGCGATCGGTTTCCGCGATCGCTGGGGCGCTGCACCAGCTGCGGCACTTGGGGCAGTCTAGTCGAGCAAGTGCTCGCCTCCCCAGCCGCAAAATCTCCCCAAGCTCAACTGAGTTCTAGAACCCGAAAAAAGCGCCTGCAGGCCACGGGGCAGCCTCTAGCGGCCATCACCCTGCCCCAAATCGAGCAGAGCCAGCTCGCCCGCATTCCCTCCGGTTATGGCGAATTCGATCGCGTCTTGGGGGGCGGCATTGTTCCCGGCTCGTTAGTGCTGATCGGCGGCGACCCCGGCGTGGGCAAATCCACCTTACTCCTGCAATCCGCCAGCTACTTATCGCAAAACGGTCGAGTCCTCTATGTGTGCGCTGAAGAATCGGGCCAGCAGATTAAACTGCGGGCCAGTCGCTTAAATATTGACGGCAGCAAACTCTATATTCTGCCAGAAACAGATTTAGACGCCATTCTGCTAGAGCTAGAAACCCTACAGCCCCAAGTGGCGATCGTTGACAGCATTCAGGCTATTTTCTGGGCGGAATTGAGCTCGGCTCCAGGATCGGTGTCGCAGGTGCGCGAGTGTACCAGCGCTCTGATGCGGATTGCCAAACAGCGGAATATTGCTCTCGCAATCGTGGGCCACGTCACCAAAGATGGGGCGATCGCCGGCCCCAAAGTGCTGGAGCACTTGGTGGATACGGTGCTGTACTTCGAGGGCGATCGCTTCCAGACCCATCGCCTCTTGCGCTCCGTCAAAAACCGCTTCGGAGCCACCCAAGAGGTGGGGGTTTTCGATATGGCCAGTGGCGGACTGCAAGAGGTCACCAATCCCTCCGAGCTGTTTATTTCGGGGCGAGATGAAATCGCCCCCGGCACCGCCACCATCGTGGCCTGCGAAGGCACCCGACCCTTGGTGGTGGAAGTGCAAGCCTTGGTGAGTCCGACCAGCTACAGCTCGCCGCGACGCACCACTACGGGGATTGAAACCAGTCGATTTCTGCAGATCTTGGCGGTTTTGGAAAAGCGGGTGGGGATCCCCCTCTCGAAGTTAGATGCCTATATCGCATCGGCGGGGGGGATAAATGTGGCGGAGCCCGCAGCGGATTTGGGAGTGGCGGTGGCGATCGCCGCTAGCTTCCGCGATCGCATTGTCGATCCCTATACAGTCTTGATGGGCGAAGTGGGGTTGGGAGGACAGGTGCGCCCGATCTCGCAATTGGAACAGCGGTTGAAGGAAGCCTCGAAGTTGGGATTTCGGCACGCTATTATTCCGAAGGGTCAGGTGTTGCAAACCCACGGTTTGCGAGTGACGCAGGTGAGTCGGGTGTTAGAGGCGTTGGTGGCGGCGTTGCCGGGGGTGGACGAAGGGGACGATTAG
- a CDS encoding YccF domain-containing protein, which translates to MRGYWGRSPPLEDNVLRLILNILWIVFGGLLLALQYWLGGLLLCLTIIGIPFGLQIIKLGSFALLPFGKELVEEPTEGLGGCLRLVLNVIWLLTFGLSLAITHLTAAIATAVTIIGIPFALQHLKMVPLALLPFGQSWREI; encoded by the coding sequence TTGAGAGGTTATTGGGGCCGATCGCCACCGCTGGAGGACAATGTGCTGCGCTTAATCTTAAACATCTTGTGGATTGTCTTTGGGGGCCTGCTGTTGGCGCTGCAGTACTGGCTGGGAGGATTGCTACTGTGCTTGACGATTATTGGCATTCCATTTGGCTTGCAGATTATCAAACTGGGCTCGTTTGCTCTGCTGCCCTTTGGCAAAGAGCTGGTGGAGGAACCCACCGAGGGGCTGGGAGGGTGTCTGCGGCTCGTCCTCAATGTCATTTGGCTGCTCACCTTTGGCCTGTCCCTTGCCATCACCCACCTGACGGCGGCGATCGCCACTGCTGTCACCATCATCGGCATTCCTTTCGCCCTACAACATCTCAAGATGGTCCCCCTAGCATTGCTGCCATTTGGCCAAAGTTGGCGGGAGATCTAG
- the fghA gene encoding S-formylglutathione hydrolase produces the protein MLAVPERLSSSRCFGGTVAFYRHHSIACSSPMQFSVYLPPQVEGDRVPVLYFLSGLTCTEENFMVKAGAQRYAAELRIAIVVPDTSPRDTGIAGEDDDWDLGSGAGFYLDATEEPWCNHYRMYSYVTEELPQLIAEHFPIQPERQSIFGHSMGGHGALICALKNPDRYRSISALAPIAAPMQCPWGQKAFSAYLGGDRERWLAYDASELVKTSNWSQSILIDQGSADPFLEQNQLLPDVFERACKTANVPLELRYRQGYEHGYYFIASFIEDHIKHHGSALYA, from the coding sequence ATGCTTGCAGTTCCCGAGAGACTCAGTAGCAGCCGCTGCTTCGGCGGCACAGTAGCCTTCTATCGCCACCATTCAATCGCCTGTAGCAGTCCGATGCAGTTTTCGGTCTATCTGCCGCCGCAGGTGGAAGGCGATCGCGTGCCTGTCTTGTACTTTCTATCCGGCCTGACTTGTACGGAAGAGAACTTTATGGTGAAGGCAGGGGCACAGCGGTATGCGGCAGAGTTGAGGATCGCGATCGTGGTGCCCGATACCAGCCCTCGCGATACAGGCATTGCCGGCGAGGACGATGACTGGGATTTAGGTAGCGGGGCAGGATTTTATCTGGATGCCACCGAAGAGCCTTGGTGCAATCACTACCGCATGTATAGCTATGTGACTGAAGAGCTACCCCAGTTGATTGCCGAACACTTTCCCATCCAACCCGAGCGCCAAAGTATTTTTGGCCATTCGATGGGGGGACACGGTGCGCTGATTTGTGCCCTGAAAAACCCCGATCGCTATCGTTCTATCTCGGCGTTGGCTCCGATCGCAGCTCCGATGCAGTGTCCTTGGGGACAGAAGGCGTTTTCCGCTTATTTGGGAGGCGATCGCGAGCGGTGGCTGGCCTACGATGCCAGTGAATTGGTCAAAACCTCGAATTGGAGTCAATCCATTCTCATCGACCAGGGCAGCGCAGATCCCTTCCTAGAGCAAAATCAGCTACTGCCGGATGTGTTCGAGCGGGCCTGCAAAACAGCCAACGTTCCTCTAGAGCTTCGCTATCGTCAGGGCTACGAGCACGGATATTATTTCATTGCCAGCTTCATCGAAGATCATATTAAACATCACGGGTCGGCCTTGTATGCTTAA
- a CDS encoding Txe/YoeB family addiction module toxin, whose amino-acid sequence MRPIGRSRLVMWEVVLSKQAAKDAKKIAAASLKHKVLKLLEALQENPYSPPYEKLAGDLRGYYSRRINRQHRLVYEVSDEQKVVKVLRMWSHYE is encoded by the coding sequence ATGCGTCCCATTGGACGATCTCGATTGGTGATGTGGGAGGTCGTGCTCTCCAAGCAGGCTGCGAAGGATGCGAAGAAGATTGCGGCGGCTAGTCTCAAGCATAAGGTTTTGAAATTGCTAGAGGCTTTGCAAGAGAATCCCTACAGCCCCCCTTACGAGAAGTTAGCTGGCGATTTGAGGGGATATTATTCGCGCAGAATCAATCGCCAGCATCGGCTGGTGTACGAGGTCTCGGACGAGCAAAAAGTGGTTAAAGTCTTGCGGATGTGGAGCCACTACGAGTGA
- a CDS encoding SprT-like domain-containing protein: MSPVAIESHQPGDRLPNLERLFQQMNSHYFNDEIPSIPVVWSKRMTRSAGIFWWRQRGLEFESGIRLSLPLLGDRPLRDLEATLAHEMIHAWVGLHLQELRHGHGVLFCNKMAEINRATDRFRVTQHHSFMAEVQKYAKCRWDCIECGKVYRRQRNTIDLKRHRCGKCRGQLKRAALV, from the coding sequence ATGTCACCTGTTGCGATTGAATCCCACCAACCTGGCGATCGCCTACCGAACCTGGAGCGGCTCTTCCAGCAGATGAACTCCCACTACTTTAACGACGAGATTCCGTCGATACCGGTGGTGTGGTCGAAGCGGATGACGCGATCGGCAGGGATTTTCTGGTGGCGGCAGCGGGGACTGGAGTTCGAGAGCGGTATTCGGCTGTCGCTGCCCCTGTTGGGCGATCGCCCTCTAAGGGATCTGGAAGCTACTTTAGCCCACGAAATGATTCATGCTTGGGTGGGTCTACACCTGCAGGAGTTGCGGCACGGCCATGGAGTTTTGTTTTGCAACAAGATGGCGGAGATTAATCGGGCTACCGATCGATTTCGCGTAACCCAGCATCACAGCTTCATGGCGGAGGTCCAGAAGTATGCCAAGTGCCGCTGGGATTGCATAGAGTGCGGCAAAGTCTATCGCCGGCAGCGCAACACCATCGATCTGAAACGACACCGTTGCGGGAAGTGCCGAGGGCAATTGAAACGAGCTGCATTGGTGTAA
- a CDS encoding type II toxin-antitoxin system Phd/YefM family antitoxin, with the protein MESLTVREAGDNLSRLVDLVAEQHKPIAILGQQHEAILIAKQDWDAIQETLYLSSIPGMIESIKKAAAEPVEECVPLDDLDW; encoded by the coding sequence ATGGAATCGCTGACAGTTCGGGAAGCTGGAGATAACTTGTCTCGATTGGTCGATCTCGTGGCCGAGCAGCACAAACCGATCGCAATCTTGGGGCAACAGCACGAGGCAATTTTGATTGCGAAGCAAGACTGGGATGCAATTCAGGAGACGCTTTATTTGAGTAGCATTCCTGGCATGATTGAATCGATTAAAAAAGCAGCTGCGGAGCCGGTTGAGGAATGCGTCCCATTGGACGATCTCGATTGGTGA